CCACGCCCGATCCGATCGCGCTGCATCGGCAGTTGGATGAGATCGCGCGCGAGGGCGTCACGCATCTCGCCTTCGAGGCGTCCTCGCATGGGCTTGACCAATATCGCCTCGACGGCGTGCGCGTCTCCGCCGGCGGCTTCACCAATCTGTCGCGCGACCACATGGATTATCATCCGACCGTCGCGCATTACCTCGCGGCCAAGCTCAGGCTGTTCCGCGAACTGGTCCCGCCGGATGGCGCGGCGGTAGTCTCGGCCGACCACGACTGTTCGGCGGAAGCGATCGAGGCGGCGAAGACCCGGGGATTGCGCGTGATGGCGGTCGGCCGCAATGGCGACGGTGCGGGCGAGGACATTCGCCTCGCTGAGGCCGAGGTCGAAGGATTTTCGCAGAAGCTTGTGCTCGAGCATCGCGGCAAGCGGTATTCGGTCCGGCTGCCCTTGGTCGGCGCATTCCAGATCGAGAATGCGCTGGTCTCCGCCGGTCTCGCGATCGGCACCGGCAGCGATGCGGCGAACGTGTTCGCAAGCCTCGAACATCTCGAAGGCGCCAAGGGGCGGCTCGAGCGCGTCGGTGAGCGCAACGGTGCGCCGATCTTCGTCGACTATGCGCACAAGCCGGACGCGCTGGCGAAGGCGTTGCAGGCGCTGCGTCCTTATGCGAAGCGACGTTTGATCGTCGTGTTCGGCGCCGGCGGCGACCGTGATGCCGGCAAGCGGGCGATCATGGGCGAGATCGCGGCGGAGAATGCCGACGGCGTCATCGTCACCGACGACAATCCGCGCAGCGAGAAGCCGGAAGCCATTCGCGCCGCGATCCTCGCCACCGCGAAAGGCGCCAGGGAAATCGGTGATCGCGCCGCCGCGATCCGCACCGCGATCGACGAGCTCCAGGCCGGCGATGCGCTGCTGATCGCCGGCAAGGGACATGAGACCGGCCAGATCGTCGGCGGCGCGGTGCTGCCGTTCAGTGATCACGAGGCGGTTGCCGCCGCACTAGCGTCGAGGATTGCATGAGCGCGCCACTATGGACGGTTGCAGAAGTAGCGCGTGCGCTCGGCGTTGCCGGATCGTTTCCCGATACGCCAATCGATTTCGTCACCCAGGACAGCCGTCTGGTGAAGCCCGGCAGCCTGTTCGTCGCGCTGAGCGGCACCCCGAGCGGCGGCTTCATCTCGAGCTTCGCCAGCGCGCGCGACGGTTGGGAGTTTGCCGACCAGGCGGAGGCCGCCGGCGCGGCCGCGATGATCGTGCCGCATGAGATCGCCGGCATCCGCATTCCGCAGATCATCGTGAAGGACACGCTGATCGACGGCCTCTGGGGACTGGCACGCGCCGCACGCGGGCGCTTTGCAGGGCCCGTGATCGGGCTGACCGGCAGCGCGGGCAAGACCAGCACCAAGGAATTCCTCGCAGCCTATCCGAACGCCTATGCGAGTCCGTCGAGCTTCAACAATTTCTGGGGCGTGCCGCTGACGCTGTGCAATGCGCGGCCGGACGCCAGCCTCTGGGTCGTCGAGATGGGCATGAACCAGACCGGCGAGATCGCGCGGCTCAGCGAATTGACGCGGCCGACGGTGGCGCTCGTTGTCAACGTCCAGCCCGTGCATCTGGAGAAGCTCGGCTCGCTAGAGGCGATCGGGCGGGAGAAAGTGTCGATCGCTTCGGGCTTGCCGGAGGACGGCGTGCTGGTGCTGCCGGCCGGAATCGCCGCGCCCGAATGGAAGGGAAAGGTGGTGCGCTTCGGCGAGGGCACCGAAATGCGCGAGCTCGCGCACGCTCCGCATGGCGAAAGCTGGCAGGTCGTGGCCGAGATCGGCAAGAGGCAGATCTCGTTCAGCCTGACGCCGGGCGCACCGCACCGCGTCTACAATGCGCTGGCCGCGCTCACCTCGGTCCATGCCGCGCACCTCGACGCCGCGACGCTCGCCACGAAGCTC
The DNA window shown above is from Bradyrhizobium sp. CB1650 and carries:
- the murF gene encoding UDP-N-acetylmuramoyl-tripeptide--D-alanyl-D-alanine ligase, with translation MSAPLWTVAEVARALGVAGSFPDTPIDFVTQDSRLVKPGSLFVALSGTPSGGFISSFASARDGWEFADQAEAAGAAAMIVPHEIAGIRIPQIIVKDTLIDGLWGLARAARGRFAGPVIGLTGSAGKTSTKEFLAAYPNAYASPSSFNNFWGVPLTLCNARPDASLWVVEMGMNQTGEIARLSELTRPTVALVVNVQPVHLEKLGSLEAIGREKVSIASGLPEDGVLVLPAGIAAPEWKGKVVRFGEGTEMRELAHAPHGESWQVVAEIGKRQISFSLTPGAPHRVYNALAALTSVHAAHLDAATLATKLDRVGIMTGRGVEQAIGGVTVIDDSFNGNPASVAAALQSLEARHMSGGRRIAVLGDMLELGGDAPTYHTGLAEYLDGIDGVYCVGPLMRNLYEVLPPGKGLGWHDDPATLRPSDVAALLKAGDVVVVKGSKKMFWVNKFVPALVAALQAKA
- a CDS encoding UDP-N-acetylmuramoyl-L-alanyl-D-glutamate--2,6-diaminopimelate ligase codes for the protein MKLRDVLGNGAAIEPAHGGLDVTGLALDSRVVRHGDLFFALAGSKTDGARFIDAAVAAGAVAVVGDQAPAACKVPFIAVANPRRALALAAARFFPMQPATIAAVTGTSGKTSVAAFTRQIWERLGHASASIGTIGLVSPKRTVYGSLTTPDPIALHRQLDEIAREGVTHLAFEASSHGLDQYRLDGVRVSAGGFTNLSRDHMDYHPTVAHYLAAKLRLFRELVPPDGAAVVSADHDCSAEAIEAAKTRGLRVMAVGRNGDGAGEDIRLAEAEVEGFSQKLVLEHRGKRYSVRLPLVGAFQIENALVSAGLAIGTGSDAANVFASLEHLEGAKGRLERVGERNGAPIFVDYAHKPDALAKALQALRPYAKRRLIVVFGAGGDRDAGKRAIMGEIAAENADGVIVTDDNPRSEKPEAIRAAILATAKGAREIGDRAAAIRTAIDELQAGDALLIAGKGHETGQIVGGAVLPFSDHEAVAAALASRIA